A single genomic interval of Deferribacter autotrophicus harbors:
- a CDS encoding DUF5615 family PIN-like protein, producing MVKFLIDESVNYKLVKILRQKSIDVISVMENYPGITDQKVIELAINKRAIIITEDSDFGEWVFAHKIETIGVIYLRYRYDELINITNTLLKVISKYNENLYRKFIVIKPNKIRVINLL from the coding sequence TTGGTTAAATTTCTAATTGATGAAAGTGTCAATTATAAATTAGTCAAAATTCTTCGTCAAAAATCAATAGATGTAATATCTGTTATGGAAAATTACCCAGGAATTACCGACCAAAAAGTGATTGAGCTTGCAATAAATAAAAGAGCAATTATTATCACGGAAGATTCAGATTTTGGAGAATGGGTATTTGCTCATAAGATAGAAACAATTGGAGTAATATATTTACGCTATCGCTATGATGAGCTTATTAATATTACAAATACGCTTTTAAAGGTAATAAGCAAATATAATGAAAACCTTTACCGTAAATTTATCGTGATAAAGCCTAATAAAATCCGTGTAATAAATTTACTTTAA